The nucleotide window aatattatacttacATACAACCCCAAGATCGATCAGATCCATTCACCCATTCAAACCCCCATTTAGCGCCAGaagttctctttctcctctctcttggtcgtctctccatctctccctTTATGTCTTTCACTCGCGGTAAGCTTGGGTCGCCCGGTCCACGTTTTTCCCAAATACCCACCCGCGCCCCTACGATCGAGCGAGTATGTAATCCTCTCCTCTGTCTTTCTGCcatctccacttccacctGTCTAGATGACGATTGGGAAACATCCACAACtggcccatccatcccatcccatcccatccccattccatcccatcctctctACCAACCACTACGAACTAAccttccatcaatcaatcacatccTACCATTCACcttactcctcttcctccctccaccccctcatttttcctttcctactAATTAACGCACACGAACTTATTTTCTCCTTTATAATGACCAGTAATAATACCTAATTCCCTTTCATATTCACACGTCCGCGCATTAGTTCCcccccatcctccatcccatcccatcccatcccatctcatctccttcctcccttaACTACTATTACCCGCCTGATTGATCGACCCGACCGACGACTGATCCCCATTGCTTACATTATCTCACACTCGAGATCCGCGCTCTCATCCACTCTCCCACATCATCACCCCCCCCCCGATCGACTTTAACTACCCTTTTTAGCGTCAGGTCGTCATTCTCGCTCGCTTTCCTGCTCCGCAGTTGGTTCTCTTGACACCCCTCACCCTCTCGATCAAACCTCCAGCAGAACCATCCTACTCCGCGCTTGGGCTCGGCGTCTTTTCGTTGCTTCGCTGTCTCCCCTGCTTCCTTTCCACCTCCTGCGTCACGAGCCaacacctccgcctccccggGAGCTTGCAGTCGTCGTCGCTCCGGCCTTCCCCGTTTCGACCTCGAGCCGTCTGTTGTGGCTCTGCCTTCGGCCACTACGCGCGCAAGCCTCGATCCCTGATCGAACTCCGTTGTCGATCGCATATACCAACGTCTCTCTTGCTCTCCCTGTTCCGATCGCTGCAGCGATATCCTCCCCATTGCGCCGCTCATAACCTTCCGTCCGCAATCACATCTGTCTGTTTGGGTCGTTGGAGCTGCCACTCGTCTGGGTATTCGCCTCTCCCGTCGGCGTCGGGTCTCAGCGTCCTGACAGGTTGATGCCGTATCCTTCCGCAGGCAGCTAATGGGTTAGCTTTTCGCTGTCTGGGAATCATACCGAGAACATGGGTTCGTGTGTAAGCACGGAAGCGACAGGAGATGCGGAGTCGAAGCGGAGGAGCCAAGCAATCGACCGAAAACTAGAAGAGGACTCTAGGCGGCTACGGCGAGAGTGCAAGATCCTATTGCTTGGTTAGTTgcattctcctcatccgGCTATGCGAAGGCCGATGCTATTTCAAGCTCAACTGTTGCTAACTGTGATGTCGTGTGTGATGTTAGGTTCCGGAGAAAGCGGCAAGTCGACCATCGTCAAGCAAATGAAGATCATCCACCAAAATGGGTACACAGTTGAAGAGCTGGCGTTATATCGCCTAACGGTCTACAAGAACCTCCTCGATTGTACCAAATCTCTCATAGCAGCCTACCACCAGTTCTCGCTAGAACCTTCAAGTCAAAAAGTCCGCGACTACATCCAATTCCTTTCCGATTATAACATTGACCCTGATCCAAATATACCCCTGGATTCTCGGGTCGGTGACGCGATAACGTATCTCTGGAATGACCCTTGTACTTCCAATGTGCTGGAGCATCAGAACGAATTCTATCTGATGGATTCTGCGCCATAGTAAGTGCTTGCGTCAAATCGAGTCCTACCACAAGCACAGCCGCTGACCGAGTCCTTCTAGTTTCTTTGATGAAGCTAAGCGGATAGCTTCCCCAGATTACATACCCAACGTAAATGATGTACTCCGCGCGCGAACCAAAACGACAGGTATATATGAGACGCGATTTACCATGGGCCAGCTTAGCATACAGTATGACCTGTCCTCTCCTTGAAGGTGACCCCTGTTTCATCGACGATTTGCTGACTTGTCACATAGTATGTTCGATGTTGGCGGCCAGCGGAGCGAGCGGAAGAAGTGGATTCATTGCTTTGAAAACGtaacatccatcatcttctgcgtGGCGCTGAGTGAGTATGACCAAGTATTATTGGAGGAGAGCAATCAGGTATGTCTCGGAGCGCTTCATCGCCCTGCCCATGCGCCACTGCTGATATCGCTTTCAGAATCGCATGATGGAAAGCTTAGTCCTGTTCGATTCCGTGGTCAATTCTCGATGGTTTATGCGAACGAGCATAATTCTTTTCCTAAACAAGGTCGATCTTTTCAAACAAAAGCTTCCTCGATCTCCATTGAACCATTACTTTCCGGACTATTCCGGCGGCAATGACGTGAATCGGGCGGCCAAATACCTTCTTTGGAGATTCAATCAAGTCAACAGAGCGCATCTGAATCTTTACCCTCAGTAAGTTTTGGTCAAACCTGCTCGTGCTGTGTAATCACTAATTCGCCCTCAAGTCTGACTCAGGCTACCGACACGACGAATATCCGTCTGGTATTCGCCGCTGTAAAGGAAACAATCCTGCAAAATGCCCTCAAGGATTCGGGTATTCTGTGAGGCAGCTATCGTTGGAAGACCAACTAGACCCGGTTTACGTTACCGAGATTCTCCACTTCGGCAATTGGCTACGTTGTGTAGAGGCCGTCCTATCTGCCCTCTCACTAGTCAGTCTTCCAGCCCGGTTTTACTGATGAACCTCATTTCTCTCTGAGGCTTTGATGCTTCTGATTTGCACACTTTTTGCAGCTTTGGCGTTCGTTAtcttttgattttctttgttcGTTTGTTCATCACATTGTGTTCAGTCGGTAGGCATCGGCGTTACGGTGCTAAGTTGACCTCACAGTTCAATGTGCCTGGCGCTGGGTTGGTTCATGGTCATTGGAATTTGTGGCATGGTGTCAAGTTTTCCTTCTCATTTGTGATCTTTCAGGATGATATGTTTCTTGGGGCTTTTCTATCTGCATCGGCCATAACAGACCACGTCCAACTCCTGGGGCTGATCTTCAATCGATGAGCTCAAGGTCCTCAATAACAGGAAGAGGGAGTCACAGGCCTTGGCATTACATTCTTTGCACGTGGACTGCGCAAAGCCTTTTAATATCCTGTTTCATGCCCCCGGAATTTCCTATAAcccttattttttttttttcttttcttttcttttcttttcccatgACTTGACTCTGCATCTAATGGCGATCTCTCTTTACATACTTCTCTAATTTTCTATGCTATTACCCGGCATTCTGTTTTACTTGTTTCTGTTGATTTTCTATCTTCCCGTCTATACCACGCAGCTTGTTGTAGCGATCCTATGCATGCAATTGATCTCTTACCCATGAAATGTCACCGTGCCCTATGTGCAGTGATGCTGCCCATTGCAAGCGGAGCGGCTCCCATCGGATGATGCTGTTAGGCGTGCTGCTTACTGTCTTGAAGTCGATGTTACTTATTTTGACGTTCTCTTGCCCGCCCAAAAGGCGAGCATCTCTAGGCCAAGGCCAGTTGTGGCAGTGCCTCCAGACATCATTACCGTCCCAGCTGGTGGTTGAGAGTACGGCCAGGCAATTCGCAGCGAGGTCGAGTCGACTGGGCATGTAGGTATGGAAAGCTCCGAGCGCAGCTTCATGTTGGTTTCTTCCGCTAGTTCACGGGAACCAGTCAAGACATTGGAGAGGGCTTGCATCGTGCAAAGGTCATGGGAAACGCCCATGGCTCGCGCGGAGTTCCTCGAGCTCAGACCGTTGATCCTAGCGCTCAAATGAAATGATAGACGGGGGAGAGCGTTGATGACCCGCCGATCAGACAGGAAGGTTGCAGTGCGGgggtgggggggggggatgaggCCGGAGATGGACTGGACCCGGAGGACTGAGCTGCGGGCGGGtggttagtagtagtagatttaTTCCAAAGAGCTGTAGAAAGGAAGATGCAAtcaaaagagggaaaaataAAGAGAATAACGGAAATAGTACATTGTATTGCATGCATCAATACATGTGGTTGATGTCGTAGAGACCAGAcctgtagtagtagtagtagtagtagtagtagtagtagtagtagtagtagtagcagttaGTAGTTCTGGCGATCAAAGAAGCAGCAACTGTTAGTAGTAACTGGAGTAGTCGAAAGGAGTAGGTATCCAGAGACAAGACTGTCTACTTACTATACGGTATCAATACACCGTCACCCAGTTCCAGAGTCAAtccttcctccatccactccactacttactagtacttcctcccctccccgatCACCATGCGTCATAGCGGCAGCTCCGGTCAGGCCAGACGGCGACTGTCAGACGGacgagatggtggtggtggagcagTGATGAATTAATTCATGCTGTCTTGTCTCGTTTCTGTCGCCTAAAACCCCTCTTTCCAAGGAAACGTCGTGACTTCTATTGAGTTCAGGCCCAGTTCCGGACAATCCGTCAGTCAACAcacacatcctcctccatccaatGCTGGTCTAGCATTCAGGGAGCTACACGGCAGCTTAGGGCGTTGCCCAGTTACGCTGTTCTATTTGCGAATTGAGCTAGTTGGAAGTTCCATGAAAGTCTAGACACTTGCCTCGCACGACATTGCATGAGAGCCCGGGGACCAAACGTATGATCATCCATTCCGGATTCCTGTTCGATCCTCCATCTATCGCCAACTGCCATCCCAGACTTCCATATTACCCCTCCCGGTTGTTTCGCATGCCCTGCTTTGATCCCAGCATTGCGATTTTGACACCCTTGTCACGCGGTTGATTGACAGaaagggatggagggggaagtAAAGGTCTGCTACTCTCTATACTTACTATAGTGAAGTATAGTCAGTCCGTGGTACTACTTACAGTACCTcgctcccacccccctcccactacttccttccttccttcttctttgtcttctccccctccctctcaagcctttccccccttttctctttcgccTTTTCCCACTATAGGATTCGAGGCGCTCCCTTAGCTCAGGCTTCTTTGTTATTGAATGCCTCATACTCAAATCGTTGGGCTAGTCTATTGACCACTTCTTGAACTAGCTAGTGTTTCCGCCACTTCAACGCTTGTTCAGCTACAATGGCCTCGGAACAGCCTCGTCGTGAAAGAAAGCCTTCGGTTGGAGCTCCGGTGTCTGAGCTCCAAGGACCTATTGGTCCCGGCTTCAGTCGTCCCAAGCACAGACGTACCTTCACCGGCTTCGGACCCGCAGAGATCAAAAGTGTTGAAGCTAGTATTCCCGAGCATCTTAGGGAGGCGTGAGTATTGATCCTGATATAACTCTTTTGCCATGATAGCCGTCGCTCTCCATAGCTGCAAAGCTGCAAGCTTGTCCCATATTCAACCGTCATTGGAGTATCGCTGACCTGCCTTGTATCCTAGATGGCGGAAGCACGTAGGATACTCGATGACGCGCTTCTATCTGAGATCGTTTTGCTAAGCCTGTGTTTGTCATAGTCCGTCAATGGATTTGCCAATAAAGAAGAGTTCGAAGTAGGTTGGATAGTACATACAGCGTCGAGCATTTCACTTATGATGTGAATAGGATGAGCTGGTCCGCCACATCGAAACTACTTTGGCTCGCTCCTTGTACAACTGTGACGAATTGTATTATAACACTCGCTGGACAGCATCAGGGAACGAACAGCTGACGTATTAGGGCCGCATACTCTGGAACCGCCCTAGCCTTTCGAGATCGCTTGATCATCGAATGGAATAAGACGCAACAGCGACAAGCTTCTGCCGACCAGAAGCGAGTGTATTGTGAGCGGATCCTTGAAATACTTAAACTATCATTTACTTATCTGTGAGAACACTTGCCAGATCTTTCTCTCGAATTTCTTATGGGCCGAGCTCTGGATAATGCCATGCTCAATGTCGGCTTGAAGGACGTTGCAAGAGGTAGGAATCCTGGAACAAATGCCCAATACATCTTACTAATCCTATGAGATTAGAGGGCCTGAAGGACCTTGGCTTCCGAGTCGAAGATGTCATTAGCCAGGAGCATGATGCTGCACTGGGAAATGGAGGTCTTGGACGCTTGGCTGCGTGTCTACTCGACAGTCTGGCGACATTGAACTATCCAGCCTGGGGCTACGGTCTACGCTACCGTTATGGTATTTTCAAGCAGGAAATTGTAGACGGGTATCAGATGGAAGTCCCCGACTACTGGCTTGACTTCAACCCATGGGAGTTCCCGCGGCATGAAATCACTGTCGATATTCAGTTTTATGGCTGGGTGAGAAAATACCAGGACGAGAATGGTAAAACCATCCACTCATGGCAAGACGGCGAAACTGTGCAAGCAGTAGCGTACGATGTTCCTGTCCCGGGCTATGGCACACGGACCACGAACAATCTTCGGCTGTGGTCTTGCAAGGCTTCCAGCGGAGAGTTCAACTTCCAGAAATTCAACGCTGGCGATTACGAAAGTGCTGTCGCAGAGCAACAACGTGCGGAGACAATCTCTGCGGTGCTCTATCCGAATGACAACCTTGACAGGGGTAAGGAGCTAAGACTTAAACAACAGTACTTCTGGTGTGCTGCCTCTCTGTTCGACATTGTCCGGAGattcaagaagaccaagagagCTTGGAGCGAGTTTCCCGATCAGGTTGCCATTCAATTGAATGACACTCATCCAACCTTGGCTATAGTCGAACTTCAGCGCATTTTGATTGATAACGAAGGTCTCGAGTGGGACGAGGCATGGGCTATCGTGACAAAGACCTTCGGGTACACGAATCACACGGTTTTGCCAGAGGCCCTGGAGAAGTGGTCTGTCCCGTTGGTGCAAAACCTGCTACCACGGCACATGcagatcatcttcgacatcaACTTATATTTCCTCCAGCATGTTGAAAAGAACTTTCCGCAAGATAGAGACTTACTGTCTCGGGTGTCGATTATTGAAGAGTCCCACCCGaagatggtgaggatggctTATATCGCTATTATTGGCTCCCATAAAGTCAACGGGGTCGCAGAACTACACTCAGATCTGTTGCGGACCACCCTTTTCAAGGATTTCGTGACAATA belongs to Aspergillus luchuensis IFO 4308 DNA, chromosome 3, nearly complete sequence and includes:
- the gpaB gene encoding guanine nucleotide-binding protein subunit alpha gpaB (COG:D,T;~EggNog:ENOG410PFYM;~InterPro:IPR002975,IPR027417,IPR011025,IPR001019;~PFAM:PF00503,PF00025;~go_component: GO:0005834 - heterotrimeric G-protein complex [Evidence IEA];~go_function: GO:0001664 - G protein-coupled receptor binding [Evidence IEA];~go_function: GO:0003924 - GTPase activity [Evidence IEA];~go_function: GO:0005525 - GTP binding [Evidence IEA];~go_function: GO:0019001 - guanyl nucleotide binding [Evidence IEA];~go_function: GO:0031683 - G-protein beta/gamma-subunit complex binding [Evidence IEA];~go_process: GO:0007165 - signal transduction [Evidence IEA];~go_process: GO:0007186 - G protein-coupled receptor signaling pathway [Evidence IEA]), which encodes MGSCVSTEATGDAESKRRSQAIDRKLEEDSRRLRRECKILLLGSGESGKSTIVKQMKIIHQNGYTVEELALYRLTVYKNLLDCTKSLIAAYHQFSLEPSSQKVRDYIQFLSDYNIDPDPNIPLDSRVGDAITYLWNDPCTSNVLEHQNEFYLMDSAPYFFDEAKRIASPDYIPNVNDVLRARTKTTGIYETRFTMGQLSIHMFDVGGQRSERKKWIHCFENVTSIIFCVALSEYDQVLLEESNQNRMMESLVLFDSVVNSRWFMRTSIILFLNKVDLFKQKLPRSPLNHYFPDYSGGNDVNRAAKYLLWRFNQVNRAHLNLYPHLTQATDTTNIRLVFAAVKETILQNALKDSGIL
- the glpV gene encoding glycogen phosphorylase (CAZy:GT35;~COG:G;~EggNog:ENOG410PFTQ;~InterPro:IPR011833,IPR000811;~PFAM:PF00343;~go_function: GO:0004645 - 1,4-alpha-oligoglucan phosphorylase activity [Evidence IEA];~go_function: GO:0008184 - glycogen phosphorylase activity [Evidence IEA];~go_function: GO:0030170 - pyridoxal phosphate binding [Evidence IEA];~go_process: GO:0005975 - carbohydrate metabolic process [Evidence IEA]): MGRALDNAMLNVGLKDVAREGLKDLGFRVEDVISQEHDAALGNGGLGRLAACLLDSLATLNYPAWGYGLRYRYGIFKQEIVDGYQMEVPDYWLDFNPWEFPRHEITVDIQFYGWVRKYQDENGKTIHSWQDGETVQAVAYDVPVPGYGTRTTNNLRLWSCKASSGEFNFQKFNAGDYESAVAEQQRAETISAVLYPNDNLDRGKELRLKQQYFWCAASLFDIVRRFKKTKRAWSEFPDQVAIQLNDTHPTLAIVELQRILIDNEGLEWDEAWAIVTKTFGYTNHTVLPEALEKWSVPLVQNLLPRHMQIIFDINLYFLQHVEKNFPQDRDLLSRVSIIEESHPKMVRMAYIAIIGSHKVNGVAELHSDLLRTTLFKDFVTIYGPDKFTNVTNGVTPRRWLHQANPRLSDLIASRLGGYQFLTDLTLLDRLEAFVDDKAFQREWAEIKTANKIRLAKHIKETTGYSVNPQALFDIQVKRIHEYKRQQLNIFGVIHRYLRIKSMSAEEKKKALPRVSVFGGKAAPGYWMAKTVIHLINKVASVVNNDPEVGDLLKVIFVEDYNVSKAEIICPASDISEHISTAGTEGSGTSNMKFVMNGGLIIGTCDGANIEITREIGEQNIFLFGNLAEDVEELRHRHLYGDFQLDPHLAKVFDAIRGGMFGDVNNFSALIASIVEHGDYYLVSDDFNSYITTQDLVDESFQNREEWLAKSITSVARMGFFSTDRVINEYAESIWNVEPLEVEN